The following proteins are encoded in a genomic region of Fervidobacterium pennivorans DSM 9078:
- the hydG gene encoding [FeFe] hydrogenase H-cluster radical SAM maturase HydG, with protein MYVFTKEIDTEKTFIPEAEIWELLEKTKNPDKKRVLEILDKSLNKNRLEPEEVATLLNVEDPEMLEEIFHAARTLKERIYGNRIVLFAPLYIGNDCVNDCVYCGFRSSNKEVYRKTLTFEELRNEVRALVSRGHKRLIVVYGEHPRYSPEFIAETIRIIYETKVGNGEIRRVNVNAAPQTVEGYKIIKEAGIGTFQIFQETYHQPTYKKLHPRGPKSNYAWRLYGLDRAMLAGIDDVGIGALFGLFNWKFEVMGLIYHTIHLEERFGVGPHTISFPRIEPAVGSEISYNPPHKVSDEDFKKLVAIIRLAVPYTGMILTAREPAELRREVLKMGVSQIDGGSSIGIGSYSQDDPEKIRKSQFILGDNRSLEEVIQDLLKEGYIPSFCTACYRMGRTGEHFMEFAIPGFVKRFCTPNALFTLREYLNDYASEETKKLGYELIQKELERVNNRELVEKYLERIDRGERDVRF; from the coding sequence ATGTATGTATTTACAAAAGAAATTGATACGGAAAAAACATTCATCCCAGAGGCAGAAATTTGGGAATTGCTTGAAAAGACAAAAAATCCCGACAAAAAAAGGGTTTTAGAAATTCTTGATAAATCACTGAACAAAAACAGGCTCGAACCTGAGGAAGTGGCGACTTTGCTTAATGTTGAAGACCCAGAAATGCTTGAAGAAATCTTCCACGCTGCCAGAACTCTTAAGGAGCGTATATATGGCAACAGAATAGTCCTTTTTGCACCACTCTACATAGGCAACGACTGTGTTAATGATTGTGTCTACTGTGGATTTAGGAGTTCTAACAAAGAGGTTTACAGAAAAACATTGACCTTTGAGGAACTCAGAAACGAAGTTAGGGCACTAGTATCCAGAGGGCACAAAAGATTGATAGTGGTCTATGGAGAACATCCAAGATACAGTCCCGAGTTCATAGCTGAAACAATTAGAATAATCTACGAAACAAAAGTCGGTAACGGAGAGATAAGAAGGGTAAACGTGAATGCAGCACCCCAAACTGTGGAAGGTTACAAAATCATCAAAGAAGCAGGTATTGGAACGTTCCAAATCTTCCAGGAAACCTATCATCAACCAACTTACAAAAAACTTCATCCACGCGGTCCAAAATCGAATTACGCTTGGAGATTGTATGGTCTTGACCGTGCTATGCTTGCTGGCATAGATGATGTTGGAATTGGAGCACTCTTTGGTTTGTTCAACTGGAAGTTTGAGGTAATGGGTTTGATTTACCACACAATACACCTTGAAGAACGTTTTGGAGTTGGTCCTCACACAATATCCTTCCCAAGAATAGAACCAGCCGTTGGTAGTGAGATTTCGTACAATCCACCACATAAAGTTAGTGATGAAGACTTCAAAAAACTTGTCGCCATCATAAGACTGGCAGTTCCATACACGGGTATGATTCTCACCGCTCGTGAACCAGCCGAATTGAGAAGAGAAGTTCTCAAAATGGGCGTTTCTCAAATCGATGGAGGTTCAAGTATTGGCATTGGTTCGTATTCACAAGATGACCCAGAGAAAATAAGAAAAAGCCAGTTTATACTTGGTGATAACAGGTCACTGGAGGAAGTAATACAAGACCTTTTGAAAGAAGGATACATTCCTTCATTCTGTACAGCATGTTACAGAATGGGACGAACCGGAGAACACTTCATGGAATTCGCCATTCCTGGATTTGTGAAAAGATTCTGCACACCAAACGCACTCTTCACACTTAGAGAATATCTGAACGATTATGCATCAGAAGAAACCAAAAAACTCGGTTACGAATTAATCCAAAAAGAGCTCGAGCGTGTAAATAACAGAGAACTTGTTGAAAAATACCTTGAGCGGATTGACCGCGGTGAGAGAGATGTCAGATTTTGA
- a CDS encoding TM1266 family iron-only hydrogenase system putative regulator gives MEEKKERYYTVDIIVHDRENAYSKVNELLHQYADIIKLRVGYPVPDENIAIVFLIVKTTNDNMGAFTGKLGNIKGVKVKSVAVN, from the coding sequence ATGGAAGAAAAAAAAGAAAGATATTACACGGTTGACATAATCGTTCATGACAGAGAAAACGCTTATTCTAAAGTAAATGAGCTTCTCCATCAATACGCAGATATTATCAAACTCAGAGTAGGGTATCCTGTTCCGGATGAAAATATAGCTATTGTATTTCTCATAGTTAAAACAACAAACGACAACATGGGAGCATTTACTGGAAAATTGGGGAATATAAAAGGTGTGAAAGTGAAAAGCGTGGCTGTAAACTGA